The following is a genomic window from Fundidesulfovibrio soli.
GCCACCCACTGGGAGACCATCCGCCGGGTCGTGCTGCCCGCCTCGCTCTCGGGCGTGTCCACGGCCATCATCCTGGGCATGTCGCGCGCCATCGGCGAGACCATGGTCGTGCTCATGGTGGCGGGCGGCGCGGCCATGGTGCCCACATCCATATTTTCGGCCATCAGGCCCATGCCTTCCTCCATAGCCGCCGAAATGGCGGAGGCCCCCTTCCGCTCGGACCACTACCACGCCCTGTTCGCCATCGGCGTGGTGCTGTTCCTGTTCACGCTCGTCTTCAACATCATCGCCAGCCACATAGCCGAGAAGCACAAGCAGGTCGGCGCGGCGACACTCTAAGCGGAGGCGGCAATGGAAATCAGCTCCACACTCGTGCGCAGGAGAAAATTCGCCCAGTGGTCCATGTGGAACGTGTTCCGGGGGGCCTCCCTGGTGAACGCGGCCGCCCTGGGCCTGATCTGCGTGTTCCTGCTGGTCAACGGCCTGCCGGCCATCTCCTGGGAGTTCCTGACACAGCCCCCGCGCGACTCAATGACCGCCGGCGGCATCATGCCCTGCATCGTGGGCACGGTGATCCTTTCGGTGGGGGCCATGCTGGTGGCCTTCCCCTTGGGAGTCTGCGCGGCCATCTTCCTCAACGAATACGCCCGCCCCGGCCTGACCGTGCGCATCATCCGCCTGGGCATCGCCAACCTGGCGGGCGTGCCCTCGGTGGTGTTCGGCCTCTTCGGCCTGGCCTTCTTCGTCACCTTCTTCGGCATGGGGGTGAGCATCCTCTCGGGCGTGCTGACCCTGACCATCCTGGTGCTGCCGGTGATCATCGGCACCGCCGAGGAGGCCCTGAAATCCGTGCCCAACACCTACCGCGAGGCCTCCCTGGGCCTGGGGGCCACCAAGTGGCAGACCATCCGCCTGGTGGTGCTGCCCGCGGCCCTGCCCGGCATGCTCACCGGGGCCATCCTGGGCCTTTCGCGCGCGGCGGGCGAGACGGCTGCCATCATGTTCACGGCGGCTGTGTATTACGCCCCGCAGCTGCCCAAATCCATATTCTCAGACGTCATGGCGCTGCCCTACCACATCTACGTGCTGGCCACGGCGGGCACGGACATCGAGAAGACCCGCCCCCTGCAATACGGCACCGCCCTGGTGCTCATCGCCCTGGTGCTGGGCATGAACCTGATCGCCATCATCTACCGGGCCAAGCTGCAGAAGAAGCGCTGATCCGGCCGCCTGTTCTCCTGTCCTCCCGCCACGCGACAGCCCCCGGTTCCAGGACCGGGGGCTGCCGCCGTTTCGGGGCTGTTCAACCCTCGTCAACACCTCGGGAGAACGCGAACCCATGTGGGATTCCAAAGGGGGGAACCCCCTTTGGCCGCCGGAGGCGATCCAGGGGCTGCCGGTTCCGGCTAGGCCATTGTCCGCGTCGCAAGTGAGTCACCCTCGACGGGCTGTGGCCGTTTCCGCGAGGCGGAGGGGGGGCGGGGAGGCTCGGGCCTCCCCGCATCATGTCACGGGCGGGAGTGCGCGCAGCCCGGCTGCTACATGGGCACGCTGGGCAGGGCGGCGGTGACGCGCGTGGGGCGGTCCAGCAAGGATTTGGCTGTCTTACGCTGGTGGTTCGAAACTTTGGCGCCGGGAGCGGGCAACGCTGCCGGCCCACCGTGCAGGGCTGAGGCGTCCAGCTCATCCACTCCAGCGTCAGGATTGACCATGGAGTCGATGAGCGCCTTGAGCCCGCCAGCCTGGGAGGCCAGGTAGACCACCGCCTCGGCGGTCTGGACCATGCCCTCGCTGGTCTCCTGGGCGATGGCGCTCACGTCGGCGACGGCGGCGTTGACCTGCTCGTGCGCGGAGGACTGCTCCTCGGCAGCGCGGGCGATGTGGCGCACCTCCAGGGCCGTGGCCGAGGTGAACTCCACGATGCTGGACAGGGCCTCGCCCGAGCGCTGCACCAGCTCGTTGGCCTGGCGGATGGCCTGGAAGGATCGCTCGCTGCCGTCGATGTTGAGCCTGGTGAGGCCCTGGATGGAGCTGATGGCCTGGTCCACCTCGCGGGTGGCGGCCATGGTCTTCTCGGCCAGCTTGCGAACCTCCTGGGCCACGACGGCGAAACCGCGCCCGGCCTCGCCCGCGCGGGCGGCTTCGATGGCGGCGTTGAGGGCCAGCAGGTTGGTCTGGTCCGCAATGTCGTCGATGACCCCGATGATCCTGCCGATGGCCCCGGCCTGGCCGCCCAGTTCGTGCATGCTCCCCAGCTGCTCCTGGGAGAGGCGGAACACGCTGTCGATGGAGTTGATGCACTCCGACACCACCTCGGAGCCCTTGCGGGCCTGCTCCTGTGCGGCGTCCGAGCTGGCGGCGGCATCGGAAGCGCCGCCCGCAACCTCCACCAGAGACGCGTTGACCTCCTCCATGGCGGTGCTGGTCTCGGCCAGACGCGCGGTCTGGTGGAGCGCGCCGGTCTGGATGCTCTCCACCTGCCCGGAGAGCTCCTCCGCGCCCTGGGAGACGTGCAGGGCGATCAGGTTGGCCTGCTCGGCCACGCGGGTGATCTTGCGGTTCTGCGCGGCGATCAGGTCCTGCTGGCGGCGGATCTCGGTGAGGTCGGTGAAGAGGGTGAACACGCCCAGGGGCGCGCCGTCCAGGTCGTGCAGGGGGGCGCAGTCCTGGCGGACGAAGAAGGCGCGGCCCTTGGCGCCCGTGCCGGGGGTCTGGGCGTCCAGCGCGGGCTCGCCTCGCTCGTGGGAGCGCCTGGGGGCTGCGGCCAGGCCGGGGCAGGCGGCGAAGAAGGCATTCAGCTCGCGGCCCGAATATTCCTCCGGCTCGCCGTCCAGCTCCATGAGCTCGAGCAGGGCGGTGTTGACGAAACTTACGCGGCCCTGCGTGTCCGTGACAAGGCAGGGCACGGTCATGGCTTCGAGGATGCCCTGGGAGAAGCCGAGCTTGTTCTTGAGTTCGCCCACCATGCGGGTCAGGCCGGTCGCAAGGGTGGCCAGCTCCGCCTTGAAGCGGCCGGAGAGCTCGGCGTGCAGGTCGCCCTCCGCGATGCGCTCCAGGAACACGCGCAGGGATTCGAACGGCGCGCGGATCTCGCGGTTCACGAAACCCAGGGTGGCGAAGAGCACGATGACGGCGGTGACGAGCCCGAGCACCAGGCTGGCCTTGGTCAGGCGGCTCACGGCGGCGAAGGCTTCGGCCTCGTCCACCACGGTCACCAGGGCCCAGGTCACGTCCCCGGCTTTGACGGGCGCGTAGGCGGCCAGGACGTTGCGCCCGGTGACGCCGGTCATGACGCCGCTGCCCGTAGCCCCGGCCAGGGCCTGGGTCACTGCGGCCATGTCCATGCGCCCCTTGGCGGGGTCCGCGAAGGAGGCCGCCACCGAGTGGGTCTCGGGCCGGGCGGCGAAGT
Proteins encoded in this region:
- the pstA gene encoding phosphate ABC transporter permease PstA, whose translation is MEISSTLVRRRKFAQWSMWNVFRGASLVNAAALGLICVFLLVNGLPAISWEFLTQPPRDSMTAGGIMPCIVGTVILSVGAMLVAFPLGVCAAIFLNEYARPGLTVRIIRLGIANLAGVPSVVFGLFGLAFFVTFFGMGVSILSGVLTLTILVLPVIIGTAEEALKSVPNTYREASLGLGATKWQTIRLVVLPAALPGMLTGAILGLSRAAGETAAIMFTAAVYYAPQLPKSIFSDVMALPYHIYVLATAGTDIEKTRPLQYGTALVLIALVLGMNLIAIIYRAKLQKKR
- a CDS encoding methyl-accepting chemotaxis protein, with product MKTRLTLRSKLVGFCLLIGIVPLLFMGVYSVRQASDSLARQAFSQVESVRDSRGQALAQLVARWMAEVRIYASVKEVYNAIGMLRDSFTGKVRPGVRADVTDPEYADLLQFVAPAFTPFVKVLGYEDALLTDDYGRVLFSAGNGRELGEDLDKGPLKDSPLGRAWRRALKGEAVFEDFAPYAPLDGAPTAFVACPVRNHVGGIDGVALLRLTPKDLAAVMATGLRDGGSGESFLVGADMLMRSDFAARPETHSVAASFADPAKGRMDMAAVTQALAGATGSGVMTGVTGRNVLAAYAPVKAGDVTWALVTVVDEAEAFAAVSRLTKASLVLGLVTAVIVLFATLGFVNREIRAPFESLRVFLERIAEGDLHAELSGRFKAELATLATGLTRMVGELKNKLGFSQGILEAMTVPCLVTDTQGRVSFVNTALLELMELDGEPEEYSGRELNAFFAACPGLAAAPRRSHERGEPALDAQTPGTGAKGRAFFVRQDCAPLHDLDGAPLGVFTLFTDLTEIRRQQDLIAAQNRKITRVAEQANLIALHVSQGAEELSGQVESIQTGALHQTARLAETSTAMEEVNASLVEVAGGASDAAASSDAAQEQARKGSEVVSECINSIDSVFRLSQEQLGSMHELGGQAGAIGRIIGVIDDIADQTNLLALNAAIEAARAGEAGRGFAVVAQEVRKLAEKTMAATREVDQAISSIQGLTRLNIDGSERSFQAIRQANELVQRSGEALSSIVEFTSATALEVRHIARAAEEQSSAHEQVNAAVADVSAIAQETSEGMVQTAEAVVYLASQAGGLKALIDSMVNPDAGVDELDASALHGGPAALPAPGAKVSNHQRKTAKSLLDRPTRVTAALPSVPM